The Fulvia fulva chromosome 1, complete sequence region ACAGCTGATCAACTACACTGGAGGTCTCTCTGGACTGGCCAAGACGCCTGCTTGCAATCTTGCTCCCTTGGGCAACAAGAAGAGTGCTCGAGGAGTGGGATTGGCTACGAACGTCGGCGTGCGAAACCAAGGCGTGCTGTACCAGAACGATATCATCCGCAGCGTACCTCAAGATCTGAAGGTGCAAGCAATGCGCATACTCTCCGCCAAGGTCGTTCTCGCTGCGCGTGTCGACTCAACGCATGATTCGCCATCTGGAGAGCAAGGATTGGTGTTTGCGGAACAGGTCGAGAAGCGGATCAACAGGCTCTCCGAAGCACCACCAAACAGCGGCACGAAAGCTCTGCCTGCACCCGATGACAAGCCGTCCCGGAAGCGTGGAGGTCGACGTGTGAGGAAAATGAAGGAGGCCACGGCCATGACTGATTTGAGGAAGGCTCAGAACCGCATGGTCTTTGGCAAGGAGGAGGCCGAGATCGGTTATGGCGATGGCACGAAGGGCCTCGGAATGATAGGAGCGCAAGACGACGGACGCGTGAGGGCCACGCAAATCGATCAGCGCACGAAAGCCAAGCTATCGAAGAAGAACGCTGGATGGGGTGGGGCTACACCATCAAGTGGTACCGCCACATCGCTCCGCAGCTTCGGCGGTGGCCTAAGCACGCCTGGCGCATTGAAGGCTCACGGTCTTCGGGCTACCGGTGTTGGCTCTTCGGGACTAAAGACTAACGTTGGCAACACTGGCGGTACTGTGTCGACTGTCGCATTCACACCTGTGCAAGGTCTCGAACTCGTTGACCCTAAGGTTCGCGACGAGATGAACAGGAAGAGGAAAGCTGAAGAAGACCGCTGGTTCAAGGGTGGCACTTTCACGCAGATCGGGGGTGCTGGATCCTCTGCAGCGCCGAGTGGCCCTGGCAAGGTCGATAGTCAGGGTTTCAAGGTTCCAGCGTTACCGGTGAAGAAGCAAAAGCAAGAGGGATGAAGCAGACGCCAAAAAATGAAAAGCATCGACATGAGCTGAAGCATTTTGGATGCACAGGAGTTCCGCGAAGCTCCTTCGCGCGGTGAATATGCTACGAACATTAGAAAGTAAGTTAAATCGGAGGCCATGTCATATTGCTGCCACAGGATCTCACATCGAATGACAGTCATTCATCAGAGGATCCCGCGGCAGGAATGTGTGGAAGGCGGATCGCAGCGGCGGAGCAAATCTCGGCGAGTCGAAGCGGCAGTGAACGACACAACGCAAATCACAGTCGGACGTGTTTGCTCCTCGCCGAGCTCTTCCAGGTCAGGAAGTACTCCAAAGCACAGTTTCGCCGTCAACAGCTCATAGTGCAACAATGTCGACCGTGTGCAGTTCTCGAGACCCA contains the following coding sequences:
- a CDS encoding U4/U6 small nuclear ribonucleoprotein Prp31 → MATIADELLNDFEDSGDENEQEQVDDQYFGESGDATSVPNGSAAPGLMSQEGMELDGDEEAPDDEGEDAANVPSHLNKEEEETEEETKARVEKMELQNVSDVRSVAGLMKQLDPLLEKIEYYKTRPPGEETKNVGNIEDNPEYKLLTRSNTLSTGIDGEIILVHKFIRDHYSVRFPELETLVQNPLDYARSVAIIGNGPMEDIKKISETSDNIVGKPLKQVLDGPTLMVVTVEATQTSGVPLSDTELATVRRACQMTLKLDNAKRVLTDYVQSRMSLFAPNLTALIGSATAAQLINYTGGLSGLAKTPACNLAPLGNKKSARGVGLATNVGVRNQGVLYQNDIIRSVPQDLKVQAMRILSAKVVLAARVDSTHDSPSGEQGLVFAEQVEKRINRLSEAPPNSGTKALPAPDDKPSRKRGGRRVRKMKEATAMTDLRKAQNRMVFGKEEAEIGYGDGTKGLGMIGAQDDGRVRATQIDQRTKAKLSKKNAGWGGATPSSGTATSLRSFGGGLSTPGALKAHGLRATGVGSSGLKTNVGNTGGTVSTVAFTPVQGLELVDPKVRDEMNRKRKAEEDRWFKGGTFTQIGGAGSSAAPSGPGKVDSQGFKVPALPVKKQKQEG